GCCCAAAATTGGCGGTGTTGGCACCAAAAGTTTAGTAACTTCAGCAGTTAATGACACTTTATTGTAATCGTCGAAAATAAAATCAAACCCACCACCTAATCTTAAGTTAGTAGGCTGAAAATTTTCTTGTCCGCCTTCATCATATTTAAATTTCGGACCAATATTTTGAATGGCAAAACCACCGCGCCATCTTCCGTTAAAATCGGCATAAGCCTCTTCCTCACTTTGGTAGTAACCAGAAATATCGACACCAAAAGTACTTGCTGGGGTAGAGTCTGCCTGAAAATCAGTCAATTTTAAATCCGATCGCACATAGCGCATAGCTACAGACATGGCAAACCGCTCACTAAGTCTTAATGCATAAGAGGCGTCTAAAGCCATCTCATAAGGCCTCACTGTAAAAGGAGTCACTTGTGATTCATTCTCAACAAAATCTATATCTCCTAATGAAAAGTATCTAAAACTTCCTGCGAAAGCGCTACGCTCATCAATTCGATTATAATAAGTTAACCCTCCAAGAAAAATATCATTCACTAACTTTCCTAAATAAGGCGTATACGTAAGTCCAATTCCAGACTTTGTTTCCGAAAAGGCGTACTTTGAAGAGTTCCACTGTTGAGAATATGCATCCACCGAAGTAGCCACACCCATATCCCCCATACCCGCTGAGCGCGCATCACTGGCGATAAGCAAAAAAGGCATTCCCGTGGTAATGACTCTGCTATCATTACTGTTTGGAATAATAGTCGTTTCTGTAGTTTGGGCCTCTAATTTATAGATAAAAGCAAAAGCTAATAATAACAATAGTTTATTCTTCATGAAATATAGTTTAGTTAGCAAATATAATTTTTTCTTACAGTATTACAAGTTTCTCTATTTTTTCTACGGTCTTATTCAATAATTCGGAATGCACCTTAAGTTTATACACATAAACACCCTTCCCTATTTTACCTCCAAAATCGTCGCGTCCATCCCAAACGATATCACGAGACAAGGAACTATTTGTCACCGCTCCACCTGAAGTTTTCCCGTTTAAGG
This genomic interval from Tamlana carrageenivorans contains the following:
- the porV gene encoding type IX secretion system outer membrane channel protein PorV — protein: MKNKLLLLLAFAFIYKLEAQTTETTIIPNSNDSRVITTGMPFLLIASDARSAGMGDMGVATSVDAYSQQWNSSKYAFSETKSGIGLTYTPYLGKLVNDIFLGGLTYYNRIDERSAFAGSFRYFSLGDIDFVENESQVTPFTVRPYEMALDASYALRLSERFAMSVAMRYVRSDLKLTDFQADSTPASTFGVDISGYYQSEEEAYADFNGRWRGGFAIQNIGPKFKYDEGGQENFQPTNLRLGGGFDFIFDDYNKVSLTAEVTKLLVPTPPILGDEVTYVDVDGNGEFDEDIDTELSRTSNVIYKGKSDDVGFFKGMFQSFGDAPGGFKEEMKEITWALGAEYMYQDAFAFRAGYFHESEEKGARQFMALGAGFKASVVNIDLSYLFSTSQVQSPLEGTLRFSLTFNIGAGAYTEY